A portion of the Streptomyces sp. NBC_01335 genome contains these proteins:
- a CDS encoding bifunctional DNA primase/polymerase: MGADSGRKRGTEGKISQWLRRRPKQGTDADGSARLGMLLAVAEAGMPISPAAHPLGHRCSCERIGCPTPARHPVSFAWQTQSTTDRAQIERWAEGQPLANFITATGMVHDVLDVPLSAGVNALERLTGRGIDVGPVARSGDDRMLFFTATRGTPEDEDEWWPCELDSHPETMDEHPGLRWHCRGSYVLLPPARLPGDLDVQWVRGPENPLPDPLTLLEALTDACAAYVDSDEATGLDPAAVAWPLGR; this comes from the coding sequence ATGGGCGCCGATTCCGGCCGTAAACGCGGCACAGAGGGCAAGATTTCCCAGTGGCTGCGGCGACGACCCAAGCAGGGGACCGATGCCGACGGCTCGGCCCGACTGGGCATGCTCCTGGCCGTCGCCGAGGCGGGGATGCCGATCTCGCCCGCCGCCCACCCGCTCGGACACCGATGTTCGTGCGAACGCATCGGATGCCCCACCCCCGCCCGTCACCCCGTGTCGTTCGCCTGGCAGACCCAGTCGACCACCGACCGCGCGCAGATCGAACGCTGGGCCGAGGGCCAGCCGCTGGCGAACTTCATCACCGCCACCGGGATGGTCCACGACGTACTCGACGTTCCGCTCTCCGCCGGGGTCAACGCCCTGGAGCGGCTGACCGGGCGCGGAATCGACGTCGGACCCGTCGCCCGCTCCGGCGACGACCGGATGCTCTTCTTCACCGCCACCCGCGGCACCCCCGAGGACGAGGACGAGTGGTGGCCCTGCGAGCTGGACTCGCACCCCGAGACCATGGACGAGCACCCCGGCCTGCGCTGGCACTGCCGCGGAAGCTACGTCCTGCTCCCGCCCGCCCGTCTCCCCGGTGACCTCGACGTCCAGTGGGTGCGCGGCCCCGAGAACCCACTGCCGGACCCGCTGACCCTGCTGGAGGCGCTGACCGACGCCTGCGCCGCCTACGTGGACAGCGACGAGGCGACCGGCCTGGACCCGGCCGCGGTGGCCTGGCCGCTGGGCCGCTGA
- a CDS encoding Gfo/Idh/MocA family protein has protein sequence MSGTVRWGILATGGIAATFTKDLLGLPDAEVVAVASRTEESARGFAERFGIGRAYGSWAELVADEDVDVVYVATPHSAHYEATALALRAGKHVLCEKAFTLDAGQAGELVELARERGLFLMEAMWTYLNPVVRRMTELVREGAIGEIRTIQADFGFAGDVGPEHRLRNPALGGGALLDLGVYPVSFAQLLLGEPDRVQADALLSPEGTDLNTGILLGWDSGATALLSCSIVGHHPTAATVIGTKGRIDFPHSFFHPDHFLLYRADAADPAPEKIVTGPGPQGLSGMQYEAVEVMRALRAGETESPLVPLDGSLAVMRTLDAVRDRIGVRYPSDSVARTVA, from the coding sequence ATGAGCGGGACTGTGCGTTGGGGCATATTGGCGACGGGCGGCATTGCCGCGACCTTCACCAAGGATCTGCTGGGGCTGCCGGACGCCGAGGTGGTCGCGGTCGCCTCGCGCACCGAGGAGTCGGCCCGGGGCTTCGCCGAGCGGTTCGGGATCGGACGGGCCTACGGAAGCTGGGCCGAGCTCGTCGCGGACGAGGACGTGGATGTGGTGTACGTCGCAACCCCGCACTCCGCCCACTACGAGGCGACCGCGCTGGCGCTCCGCGCCGGAAAGCACGTGCTCTGCGAGAAGGCGTTCACGCTGGACGCGGGCCAGGCCGGTGAGCTGGTCGAGCTCGCCCGGGAGCGCGGGCTGTTCCTCATGGAGGCCATGTGGACGTACCTCAACCCGGTCGTCCGCCGCATGACGGAGCTGGTGCGCGAGGGCGCGATCGGCGAGATCCGTACCATCCAGGCCGACTTCGGGTTCGCGGGTGACGTGGGCCCCGAGCACCGGCTGCGCAACCCCGCGCTGGGCGGCGGCGCGCTGCTGGACCTGGGCGTCTATCCGGTGTCGTTCGCGCAGCTGCTGCTGGGCGAGCCGGACCGGGTGCAGGCGGACGCGTTGCTCTCCCCCGAGGGCACGGACCTGAACACCGGGATACTGCTGGGCTGGGACTCGGGCGCGACCGCCCTGCTCTCCTGCTCGATCGTGGGCCACCACCCCACGGCGGCGACCGTCATCGGCACCAAGGGCCGGATCGACTTCCCGCACAGCTTCTTCCACCCCGACCACTTCCTCCTGTACCGCGCGGACGCGGCGGATCCGGCGCCGGAGAAGATCGTCACGGGCCCGGGTCCGCAGGGACTGTCCGGGATGCAGTACGAGGCGGTCGAGGTGATGCGTGCGCTGCGGGCGGGCGAGACCGAGTCCCCGCTGGTGCCGCTGGACGGTTCGCTGGCGGTGATGCGGACGCTCGACGCGGTACGGGACCGCATCGGCGTCCGCTATCCGTCCGACTCCGTTGCGAGGACCGTCGCCTGA
- a CDS encoding PhzF family phenazine biosynthesis protein has translation MSEFDVPDGIDVLRVFCAPDGRHGNALGVVRDGHDYPDDTARQALAAELGFSETVFVDDPERGQVDIRTPGLRLPFAGHPIVGAAWLLDLEILELEVGDVFARQDGEFTWITARPEWAPPRELVRYDSAAEVDALTGPPPGEGWLYVWAWEDEAAGRVRARAFPRRDDGIIEDEATGAAALLLTARLGRALNITQGRGSQILTAPAPDGTVELGGRVVLAVRS, from the coding sequence ATGAGTGAATTCGACGTACCCGACGGCATCGACGTCCTGCGGGTGTTCTGCGCCCCCGACGGCCGGCACGGGAACGCCCTCGGTGTCGTACGGGACGGGCACGACTACCCCGACGACACCGCGCGCCAGGCGCTCGCCGCCGAACTGGGCTTCAGCGAAACGGTCTTCGTGGACGACCCGGAGCGCGGTCAGGTGGACATCCGGACCCCGGGGCTCCGGCTGCCGTTCGCCGGGCACCCGATCGTCGGCGCCGCCTGGCTGCTCGACCTGGAGATCCTGGAGCTGGAGGTGGGGGACGTCTTCGCCCGCCAGGACGGCGAGTTCACCTGGATCACCGCCCGCCCGGAGTGGGCACCGCCCAGGGAGCTGGTGCGGTACGACTCCGCCGCCGAGGTCGACGCGCTGACCGGCCCCCCGCCGGGCGAGGGCTGGCTGTACGTGTGGGCCTGGGAGGACGAGGCGGCGGGGCGCGTACGCGCACGGGCGTTCCCGCGCCGCGACGACGGCATCATCGAGGACGAGGCGACGGGAGCCGCCGCGCTGCTGCTCACCGCACGGCTCGGCCGCGCACTCAACATCACCCAGGGGCGCGGCTCCCAGATCCTCACCGCGCCCGCACCGGACGGCACGGTGGAGCTCGGCGGCCGGGTCGTGCTCGCGGTCAGGAGCTGA
- the ddaH gene encoding dimethylargininase, which yields MGSRADRAFPHRAAAEAAVREEPPVHRDATPRRYLMCAPTHFRVTYSINPWMDPSKPVDLPLAQTQWEDLRDRYRTLGHTVEELAPLPGLPDMVFAANGATVIDGRVLGALFAHQERHGEAEAHREWFRTHGYGEIREPEHVNEGEGDFAVTSSFVLAGTGFRSSPLAHDEAQEFFGRPVIGLDLVDPRYYHLDTALCVLDDAADEIMYYPDAFSPGSRAVLARLFPDALTAQEPDAAAFGLNAVSDGLHVLLPQAATGLFDPLRDRGFEPVPMDLSELLKGGGSVKCCTQELRGR from the coding sequence ATGGGCTCACGCGCAGACCGCGCGTTCCCCCACCGTGCCGCGGCCGAGGCCGCCGTTCGTGAGGAGCCCCCCGTGCACCGTGACGCCACCCCTCGTCGCTATCTGATGTGCGCTCCGACGCACTTCCGGGTCACCTACTCCATCAACCCGTGGATGGACCCCTCCAAGCCGGTCGATCTGCCGTTGGCGCAGACGCAGTGGGAGGACCTCCGCGACCGCTACCGCACCCTCGGCCACACGGTGGAGGAGCTGGCGCCGCTGCCCGGCCTGCCGGACATGGTCTTCGCCGCCAACGGCGCCACCGTGATCGACGGGCGGGTGCTCGGCGCGCTCTTCGCGCACCAGGAGCGGCACGGCGAGGCCGAGGCGCACCGGGAGTGGTTCCGGACGCACGGCTACGGCGAGATCCGCGAACCGGAGCACGTGAACGAGGGCGAGGGCGATTTCGCCGTCACCTCGTCCTTCGTGCTGGCCGGGACGGGGTTCCGGTCCAGCCCGCTCGCGCACGACGAGGCGCAGGAGTTCTTCGGCCGGCCGGTGATCGGCCTCGATCTGGTGGATCCGCGCTACTACCACCTGGACACGGCGCTCTGCGTGCTCGACGACGCGGCGGACGAGATCATGTACTACCCGGACGCGTTCTCGCCCGGCAGCCGTGCCGTGCTGGCCAGGCTCTTCCCCGACGCGTTGACCGCCCAGGAGCCGGACGCCGCCGCGTTCGGCCTGAACGCGGTCAGCGACGGTCTGCACGTGCTGCTGCCGCAGGCCGCGACGGGGCTGTTCGACCCGCTCAGGGACCGGGGCTTCGAACCGGTGCCGATGGACCTCAGCGAGCTGCTGAAGGGCGGCGGCAGCGTGAAGTGCTGCACCCAGGAGCTGCGGGGCCGGTGA
- a CDS encoding PhzF family phenazine biosynthesis protein, producing MSTDHPAEILHYTAFSTRPEGGNPAGVVLDASALDDAAMLAVAAELGYSESAFLTEAPGERTYTVRYFSPKAEVPFCGHATVAAALALADRDGPGDLEFLTLAGSVPVTVESREGALRATLTSVEPHVAEVSPADLAEALAALDWPAADLDPALPPRIAFAGARHLVLAAATRERLADLGYDFSRLEALMRRLDLTTVQLVWRESERVFHARDPFPVGGVVEDPATGAAAAAFGGYARELGLVPEEAVLTLYQGEDMGRPGTLTVELRPGDARVRVSGAGTRIG from the coding sequence ATGAGCACAGACCACCCCGCCGAGATCCTGCACTACACCGCCTTCTCCACCCGTCCGGAGGGCGGCAACCCGGCCGGGGTCGTCCTGGACGCGTCGGCCCTCGACGACGCGGCGATGCTGGCCGTCGCCGCCGAGCTCGGCTACAGCGAGTCCGCGTTCCTGACGGAGGCGCCCGGGGAGCGGACGTACACGGTCCGCTATTTCAGCCCGAAGGCCGAGGTGCCGTTCTGCGGGCACGCGACGGTCGCCGCCGCACTCGCGCTGGCGGACCGCGACGGCCCGGGTGACCTGGAGTTCCTGACCCTGGCCGGTTCGGTGCCGGTCACGGTGGAGTCGCGCGAGGGCGCCCTGCGGGCCACGCTGACCAGCGTGGAGCCGCACGTGGCGGAGGTCTCCCCTGCCGATCTGGCGGAGGCGCTGGCGGCGCTCGACTGGCCCGCCGCCGATCTGGACCCTGCGCTGCCGCCCCGGATCGCGTTCGCCGGCGCCCGCCATCTGGTGCTGGCCGCCGCGACGCGCGAGCGCCTCGCGGACCTGGGTTACGACTTCTCCCGGCTCGAAGCGCTCATGCGCCGGCTGGACCTGACCACCGTCCAGCTGGTCTGGCGGGAGTCCGAGCGGGTCTTCCACGCCCGTGACCCGTTCCCGGTGGGCGGTGTGGTGGAGGACCCGGCGACGGGCGCCGCCGCCGCCGCTTTCGGCGGGTACGCGCGTGAGCTGGGCCTCGTCCCCGAGGAGGCCGTGCTCACGCTGTACCAGGGCGAGGACATGGGCCGGCCCGGCACCCTCACGGTGGAGCTGCGCCCGGGCGACGCACGCGTACGGGTGAGCGGCGCGGGGACGCGGATCGGCTGA
- a CDS encoding small ribosomal subunit Rsm22 family protein has product MNVTLPTAEALRAALAGLLDGLPPKQATQAVDRLIASYRGTTPTDAPVLRDRADVVAYAAYRMPATFEAVRAALDALREAAPDWRPATHTDVGGGTGAASWAVAGAWDGLQTTVLDWAEPALALGRELAEAGGPPGLRTARWQRARIGAALELAPTDLVTVSYVLKELTPAARTELVDAAAGAAQAVVIVEPGTPDGYARVIEARDRLIDAGLTVAAPCPHSAACPIEPGTDWCHFSARVSRSSLHRQVKGGTLSHEDEKFSYVVATRFPVEPVAARVTRRPQIRKGQVLLELCTRDEALRRETVTKRHGALYRAARDTDWGDAWPPPEED; this is encoded by the coding sequence GTGAACGTCACCCTCCCCACCGCCGAAGCACTGCGCGCGGCCCTCGCCGGTCTGCTCGACGGACTGCCGCCCAAGCAGGCGACCCAGGCCGTCGACCGGCTGATCGCCAGCTACCGCGGGACGACCCCGACCGACGCGCCGGTGCTGCGGGACCGGGCGGACGTCGTCGCCTACGCCGCGTACCGGATGCCCGCGACCTTCGAGGCCGTACGGGCCGCCCTGGACGCGCTCCGCGAGGCCGCCCCCGACTGGCGGCCGGCCACCCACACCGACGTCGGCGGCGGTACCGGCGCGGCGAGCTGGGCCGTCGCCGGGGCGTGGGACGGGCTGCAGACCACCGTCCTGGACTGGGCCGAGCCCGCCCTCGCGCTCGGCCGCGAGCTGGCCGAGGCCGGTGGACCCCCCGGGCTGCGGACCGCCCGCTGGCAGCGCGCCCGGATCGGCGCCGCGCTGGAACTGGCCCCCACGGACCTGGTGACCGTCTCGTACGTGCTCAAGGAGCTGACCCCCGCCGCCAGGACCGAGCTGGTCGACGCGGCGGCCGGTGCCGCGCAGGCCGTCGTCATCGTGGAGCCCGGCACCCCCGACGGATACGCCCGGGTGATCGAGGCGCGCGACCGGCTGATCGACGCCGGGCTGACCGTGGCGGCGCCCTGCCCGCACAGCGCCGCCTGCCCCATCGAGCCGGGCACCGACTGGTGCCACTTCTCCGCCCGGGTCAGCCGCTCCTCCCTGCACCGGCAGGTCAAGGGCGGGACGCTGAGCCACGAGGACGAGAAGTTCAGTTACGTCGTCGCGACCCGCTTCCCCGTCGAGCCGGTGGCCGCCCGGGTCACCCGCCGGCCGCAGATCCGCAAGGGCCAGGTCCTGCTGGAGCTCTGCACCCGGGACGAGGCCCTGCGGCGCGAGACGGTCACCAAACGCCACGGCGCGCTGTACCGGGCGGCCCGGGACACCGACTGGGGCGACGCCTGGCCGCCGCCCGAAGAGGACTGA
- a CDS encoding CatB-related O-acetyltransferase: MPVPADPNVLHPMPGQPRVVQLRPLVKSPLIEVGEYTYYDDPDDATAFETRNVLYHYGPEKLVIGRFCALGTGVRFLMNGANHRMDGPSTFPFPTLGGSWSDHFDLLTGLPNRGDTVVGNDVWFGHGATVLPGVRIGHGAIVGAGSVVTSDVPDYGVVGGNPARLLRTRFGEEDVARLLAVAWWDWPAEHLTAHVRTVMSGSVGELEAAAPDPRGA; the protein is encoded by the coding sequence GTGCCCGTACCCGCCGACCCGAACGTGCTCCATCCGATGCCCGGACAGCCCCGGGTGGTGCAGCTCCGCCCCCTGGTGAAGTCCCCGTTGATCGAGGTCGGGGAGTACACGTACTACGACGACCCGGACGACGCGACCGCCTTCGAGACGCGGAACGTGCTCTACCACTACGGGCCGGAGAAGCTGGTCATCGGGAGGTTCTGCGCGCTGGGCACGGGGGTGCGGTTCCTCATGAACGGTGCCAACCACCGCATGGACGGACCCTCCACGTTCCCCTTCCCCACCCTGGGCGGCTCCTGGTCCGACCACTTCGACCTGCTGACGGGCCTGCCGAACCGGGGCGACACCGTCGTCGGCAACGACGTCTGGTTCGGCCACGGCGCCACGGTGCTGCCGGGCGTACGGATCGGGCACGGGGCGATCGTCGGCGCCGGCTCGGTGGTCACCTCGGACGTGCCCGACTACGGCGTCGTCGGCGGCAATCCGGCCCGCCTGCTGCGCACCCGCTTCGGCGAGGAGGACGTCGCCCGGCTGCTGGCGGTGGCCTGGTGGGACTGGCCCGCCGAGCACCTCACCGCGCACGTCCGGACGGTCATGTCGGGCAGTGTCGGCGAGCTGGAAGCCGCCGCGCCGGACCCGCGCGGCGCATGA
- a CDS encoding multidrug effflux MFS transporter, giving the protein MPDSGGSRAQREQEHIPTAGTGQLITGPAVPDPAPGPEGPALPGLTGLPAAPAAAVRRTAFLVTLVLGGLTALPALSMDMYLPALPDVTDALHAPAATVQLTLTACLLGMALGQLVVGPMSDRWGRRGPLLTGMVVYVVATAICAIAPNAEMLIGCRLLQGLAGSAGIVISRAVVRDLYDGIEMAKFFSTLMLISGVAPIIAPLIGGQVLRITDWRGVFVVLTVVGLLLTLVVWKSLHETLPPEERHTGGVTEALRTMRGLFADRVFIGYTIAGGLAFAALFAYVSASPFVIQEIYGASPQTFSLLFGLNSVGLIVVGQINGRLLVGRVSLDRVLLFGLAVILAAAVALLLMTSGVFGEVGLVPIAGTLFVLMSAMSLSLPNTNSQALMRSKHAAGSASALLGTSSFLIGAIASPLVGIAGEDTAVPMALVQTICAAAAMICFLALCRPWERRGRTDGGL; this is encoded by the coding sequence ATGCCGGACAGCGGCGGAAGCCGGGCCCAGCGAGAGCAAGAGCACATACCTACGGCGGGAACCGGTCAACTGATCACCGGGCCCGCCGTTCCCGACCCCGCGCCGGGCCCCGAGGGCCCGGCCCTTCCCGGTCTCACCGGCCTTCCGGCCGCCCCGGCGGCAGCCGTCCGGCGGACCGCGTTCCTGGTGACCCTGGTGCTCGGCGGCCTCACCGCGCTGCCGGCCCTGTCCATGGACATGTACCTGCCGGCGCTGCCCGACGTCACCGACGCGCTGCACGCCCCGGCCGCCACCGTCCAGCTCACGCTGACCGCCTGCCTCCTCGGCATGGCCCTCGGCCAGCTCGTCGTCGGGCCGATGAGCGACCGTTGGGGCCGCCGCGGACCGCTCCTGACCGGCATGGTCGTCTACGTCGTCGCCACCGCGATCTGCGCCATCGCCCCCAACGCCGAGATGCTCATCGGCTGCCGCCTGCTCCAGGGCCTCGCCGGCTCGGCCGGCATCGTGATCTCCCGGGCCGTCGTGCGCGACCTCTACGACGGCATCGAGATGGCCAAGTTCTTCTCCACCCTGATGCTGATCTCGGGCGTCGCCCCGATCATCGCCCCGCTGATCGGCGGACAGGTGCTGCGGATCACGGACTGGCGCGGCGTCTTCGTCGTCCTCACCGTCGTCGGCCTGCTGCTGACCCTCGTCGTGTGGAAGAGCCTGCACGAGACCCTGCCGCCCGAGGAACGCCACACCGGCGGCGTCACCGAGGCCCTGCGCACCATGCGCGGCCTCTTCGCCGACCGGGTCTTCATCGGCTACACGATCGCCGGCGGGCTCGCCTTCGCGGCCCTCTTCGCCTACGTCAGCGCCTCACCCTTCGTCATCCAGGAGATCTACGGGGCCTCGCCGCAGACCTTCAGCCTGCTCTTCGGCCTCAACTCGGTCGGTCTGATCGTCGTCGGCCAGATCAACGGCCGGCTGCTGGTCGGCCGGGTCAGCCTCGACCGGGTCCTGCTCTTCGGGCTCGCCGTGATCCTGGCCGCGGCCGTCGCGCTGCTGCTGATGACCAGCGGGGTCTTCGGCGAGGTGGGGCTCGTCCCCATCGCCGGCACGCTGTTCGTCCTGATGTCCGCGATGAGCCTCTCCCTGCCGAACACCAACTCCCAGGCGCTGATGCGCTCCAAGCACGCGGCGGGCTCCGCCTCCGCGCTGCTCGGCACCTCGTCGTTCCTCATCGGCGCGATCGCCTCGCCGCTGGTGGGCATCGCGGGGGAGGACACGGCCGTCCCGATGGCCCTCGTCCAGACCATCTGCGCCGCCGCGGCCATGATCTGCTTCCTGGCGCTGTGCCGCCCCTGGGAGCGGCGCGGCCGGACGGACGGCGGGCTGTAA
- a CDS encoding macrolide family glycosyltransferase, giving the protein MPRRRAHIAMAGIPAVSHVLPSLEIIRELVSRGHRVTYANDPAVAGLIAPTGAESVPCASGLPVADNTWPDDPIAAMELFLDDAVRALPQLRAFYDDDPADLYLYDIGAYAARALAESQRRPLLQLSPTLVGWEGYAEEVAAQLWQLPGADAYRAKFAGWLAACGATTRDMETFTGHPARALALIPRAMQPHADRVDTDAVTFVGTCVPPLGAEGGTGGGGGWTRPAGAGRVLLISLGSAYTRRPEFYRQCLAAFGGRPDLHVVLQIGKYTDRAELGEIPPHVEVHRWVPQRAILEQADAFVTHAGMGGCGEGLLAGVPMIAVPQAAEQFMNADRLVELGVARRIDTEDATAEALRTALDELLADPEVARRSASVRAEARAEGGTLRAADLVEELLGH; this is encoded by the coding sequence ATGCCCCGTCGCCGTGCCCACATCGCGATGGCCGGAATCCCCGCCGTCAGCCATGTGCTGCCCAGTCTGGAGATCATCCGCGAGCTGGTCTCCCGCGGCCACCGGGTGACGTACGCCAACGACCCTGCGGTCGCCGGCCTGATCGCCCCCACCGGCGCGGAGTCGGTGCCCTGCGCCTCGGGGCTGCCGGTCGCCGACAACACGTGGCCGGACGACCCGATCGCCGCCATGGAGCTCTTCCTCGACGACGCCGTACGGGCCCTTCCGCAGCTGCGCGCCTTCTACGACGACGACCCCGCCGACCTCTACCTCTACGACATCGGCGCCTACGCGGCGCGGGCGCTCGCGGAGTCCCAGCGGCGGCCCCTCCTGCAACTCTCCCCCACCTTGGTGGGCTGGGAGGGGTACGCGGAGGAAGTGGCGGCGCAGCTCTGGCAGTTGCCGGGCGCCGACGCCTACCGGGCGAAGTTCGCCGGGTGGCTCGCCGCGTGCGGGGCGACCACCAGGGACATGGAGACCTTCACCGGCCACCCGGCCCGCGCCCTGGCGCTGATCCCCCGGGCGATGCAGCCGCACGCCGACCGGGTGGACACCGACGCGGTGACCTTCGTCGGCACCTGCGTTCCCCCGCTCGGCGCCGAAGGCGGTACGGGCGGTGGCGGCGGCTGGACCCGTCCCGCCGGGGCCGGGCGCGTCCTGCTGATCTCGCTGGGGTCGGCGTACACCCGCCGGCCCGAGTTCTACCGCCAGTGCCTGGCGGCCTTCGGCGGCCGGCCGGACCTGCACGTGGTGCTCCAGATCGGGAAGTACACCGACAGGGCGGAGCTGGGCGAGATCCCGCCCCATGTGGAGGTGCACCGCTGGGTGCCGCAGCGGGCGATCCTGGAGCAGGCGGACGCCTTCGTCACCCATGCCGGGATGGGCGGCTGCGGCGAGGGGCTGCTGGCGGGCGTTCCCATGATCGCGGTCCCGCAGGCCGCCGAGCAGTTCATGAACGCCGACCGTCTCGTGGAGCTGGGCGTGGCCCGGCGCATCGACACCGAGGACGCCACCGCCGAGGCCCTGCGGACCGCGCTGGACGAACTCCTCGCCGACCCGGAGGTCGCCCGCCGCTCGGCGAGCGTCCGGGCCGAGGCGCGGGCCGAGGGCGGCACGCTGCGGGCCGCCGACCTCGTCGAGGAGCTGCTGGGCCACTGA
- a CDS encoding biliverdin-producing heme oxygenase, whose translation MDTSTGTVTPFSTVIRTASHEQHTEAETSTFMGDLLGGRLGVDAYTRYTEQLWFVYRALEEGAERLRQDPVAGPFIQAPLMRLTELERDLAHLRGPGWREGLEPLPATAAYAERVAACARDWPAGYIAHHYTRYLGDLSGGQIIRDRAEKAWGFAHKGDGVRFYVFEEITNPAAFKRSYRELLDAVDADDLERQRIVDECKRAFALNTAVFRELGDVFPLSA comes from the coding sequence TTGGACACGTCCACCGGCACCGTCACCCCGTTCTCCACGGTCATCCGCACCGCGTCCCACGAGCAGCACACGGAGGCGGAGACCTCGACCTTCATGGGAGACCTGCTCGGCGGGCGCCTGGGAGTGGACGCGTACACCCGGTACACCGAGCAGTTGTGGTTCGTGTACCGGGCGTTGGAGGAGGGTGCCGAGCGGCTGCGGCAGGACCCGGTCGCGGGGCCCTTCATACAGGCGCCGCTGATGCGGCTCACCGAACTGGAGCGGGACCTCGCGCACCTGCGGGGCCCGGGGTGGCGCGAGGGCCTGGAGCCGCTGCCGGCCACCGCCGCGTACGCCGAGCGGGTCGCCGCCTGCGCCCGCGACTGGCCTGCCGGATACATAGCGCACCACTACACCCGCTACCTCGGCGACCTCTCCGGCGGGCAGATCATCCGCGACCGGGCCGAGAAGGCCTGGGGCTTCGCGCACAAGGGCGACGGGGTGCGGTTCTACGTCTTCGAGGAGATCACCAACCCCGCGGCCTTCAAGCGGAGTTACCGCGAACTGCTGGACGCCGTCGACGCCGACGACCTGGAGCGGCAGCGCATCGTGGACGAGTGCAAGCGCGCCTTCGCGCTGAACACGGCCGTCTTCCGGGAGTTGGGGGACGTCTTTCCGCTCAGCGCCTGA
- the map gene encoding type I methionyl aminopeptidase produces MSGQSLLAPGEISPVRSVPGNIRRPEYVGKPGPKPYTGPEIQDSDTVERMRIAGRIAAQAMEEAAKHIAPGVTTDELDRVAHDFMVDHGAYPSTLGYRGFPKSLCTSVNEVICHGIPDTTVLRDGDIVNLDVTAYINGVHGDNNATYLCGDVDEESRLLVERTRESLNRAIKAVRPGRQINVIGRVIESYAKRFGYGVVRDFTGHGINTSFHSGLIVPHYDSPHATTVMQPGMTFTIEPMLTLGTHEYDMWDDGWTVLTKDRKRTAQFEHTLVVTETGADVLTLP; encoded by the coding sequence ATGTCTGGTCAGTCGCTGCTCGCACCCGGGGAGATCTCTCCCGTCCGTTCCGTACCCGGAAATATCCGGCGCCCCGAGTACGTGGGCAAGCCGGGTCCGAAGCCGTACACCGGCCCGGAGATCCAGGACTCCGACACCGTCGAGCGGATGCGTATCGCGGGCCGGATCGCCGCGCAGGCGATGGAGGAGGCCGCCAAGCACATCGCGCCCGGCGTCACCACCGACGAACTGGACCGGGTGGCCCACGACTTCATGGTCGACCACGGCGCCTACCCGTCGACGCTCGGCTACCGCGGCTTCCCCAAGTCCCTGTGCACGTCGGTCAACGAGGTCATCTGCCACGGCATCCCCGACACGACGGTGCTGCGCGACGGCGACATCGTGAACCTCGACGTGACGGCGTACATCAACGGCGTGCACGGCGACAACAACGCCACCTACCTCTGCGGCGACGTGGACGAGGAGTCGCGGCTGCTGGTGGAGCGCACCCGGGAGTCGCTGAACCGGGCCATCAAGGCGGTCCGCCCCGGCCGTCAGATCAACGTGATCGGCCGGGTCATCGAGTCGTACGCCAAGCGCTTCGGCTACGGCGTGGTGCGGGACTTCACCGGGCACGGCATCAACACCTCGTTCCACTCCGGCCTGATCGTGCCGCACTACGACAGCCCGCACGCCACCACCGTGATGCAGCCGGGGATGACGTTCACCATCGAGCCGATGCTGACCCTGGGCACCCACGAGTACGACATGTGGGACGACGGCTGGACCGTGCTGACCAAGGACCGCAAGCGGACCGCCCAGTTCGAGCACACCCTGGTGGTGACGGAGACCGGAGCGGACGTCCTCACCCTGCCGTAG